A single genomic interval of Rosistilla ulvae harbors:
- a CDS encoding NAD(P)-dependent alcohol dehydrogenase, which translates to MRAAVRHSYGPPEVLEIRAIDRPNCGPDQVLVRVHATTVNRTDCAVLMAKPFIMRPMTGWIHPKRATTGTDFAGEVVAVGAEVDEFEIGDRVWGFHDEGLSSHAEYLVAGRRENVAKMPAGVSFDDAAASLEAAHYAANFVKRLQVHQGDRVLVNGASGAIGSAVVQLLKNKGVIVTAVCGTPNIPRVETLNPDEIIDYEREDFRETSTRFHAVLDAVGKSSFGRCRHLLLPRGVYISSELGWGCQNPLLALMTPCLRGKVVRFPLPTNIAASMQQISALLTEGKFAPLIDRQYPLEEIRDAFGYVLTGEKCGNVMLTFDAN; encoded by the coding sequence ATGAGAGCGGCAGTACGCCACAGTTATGGACCGCCGGAGGTCTTGGAGATTCGTGCGATTGATCGTCCCAATTGCGGGCCCGATCAAGTGCTGGTTCGCGTCCACGCGACAACGGTTAATCGCACCGACTGCGCCGTCTTGATGGCGAAGCCGTTCATCATGCGACCGATGACCGGTTGGATCCATCCAAAGCGAGCGACAACCGGAACCGACTTTGCCGGCGAAGTCGTTGCCGTTGGAGCGGAGGTCGATGAATTTGAGATCGGAGACCGCGTCTGGGGTTTTCACGACGAAGGGCTCAGTTCGCACGCGGAGTATCTGGTCGCCGGCCGACGCGAGAACGTCGCGAAGATGCCAGCTGGAGTTTCGTTCGACGATGCGGCAGCGAGTCTCGAAGCGGCTCACTACGCAGCCAACTTCGTCAAACGCTTGCAGGTACACCAAGGGGACCGCGTGCTGGTCAACGGCGCCTCGGGAGCGATCGGATCGGCGGTCGTCCAACTGCTAAAGAACAAAGGCGTGATCGTCACTGCGGTCTGCGGCACTCCCAATATCCCGCGAGTCGAGACGCTCAATCCCGACGAGATCATCGATTATGAGCGCGAAGACTTCCGTGAAACCAGCACCCGATTTCACGCGGTGCTCGATGCGGTTGGCAAGAGTAGCTTTGGTCGTTGCCGACACCTACTGCTACCCCGCGGCGTCTACATCTCTTCGGAACTCGGCTGGGGCTGCCAGAACCCGCTGCTCGCCTTGATGACTCCGTGCCTGCGGGGCAAAGTCGTTCGCTTCCCATTGCCAACCAACATCGCTGCCAGCATGCAGCAGATAAGCGCATTGCTGACCGAGGGAAAGTTTGCCCCACTGATCGACCGCCAATATCCGCTGGAAGAAATCCGCGACGCCTTCGGTTACGTCCTGACCGGCGAAAAGTGCGGCAACGTCATGCTGACGTTTGATGCCAATTGA
- a CDS encoding AAA family ATPase, with protein sequence MKKENFPLCERLADAISPCWYLRWSARNLSLPATLSPKRHLRLAGNGFGLPTMLDDLLGESRERFGELERKFCAQFSGVKGLQLKQEQAFDSPVDDPEQTLTLKPGNGKQLYFLLENGSEIPAPQAAEGMLYTLAYLAIAYLPKPPKILLVEEPENGIHPGRVREIVRLLRQMTENDPKIQVIMTSHSPYLVDEMQPHEVTWCRRENGRVTTQRLDANELVQQQKDLFELGEIWSNYLDTSSELAPQ encoded by the coding sequence ATGAAAAAGGAAAATTTTCCGCTTTGTGAACGACTCGCCGACGCGATTAGTCCCTGTTGGTATCTTCGTTGGTCGGCGAGGAACCTGTCGTTGCCTGCAACGCTTTCTCCAAAGCGACACCTGCGGTTGGCGGGCAATGGATTTGGTTTACCAACGATGCTGGATGATTTGCTGGGCGAAAGCCGTGAGCGATTTGGTGAGTTGGAACGAAAGTTCTGTGCTCAGTTTTCCGGTGTGAAGGGCCTGCAGCTCAAACAGGAGCAGGCATTCGACAGTCCGGTCGATGATCCCGAGCAAACGTTGACGCTCAAGCCGGGCAACGGCAAGCAACTCTATTTTTTGCTTGAAAATGGATCGGAAATCCCAGCTCCTCAAGCTGCAGAAGGGATGCTTTATACTTTGGCTTATTTGGCGATTGCGTACCTGCCCAAACCTCCCAAGATTTTGTTAGTCGAAGAACCCGAAAACGGAATCCATCCCGGACGGGTTCGGGAAATCGTACGCCTGCTTCGACAAATGACCGAAAACGATCCAAAGATCCAAGTAATCATGACCAGCCACTCGCCGTATCTCGTCGACGAGATGCAACCACATGAGGTCACCTGGTGTCGCCGCGAGAATGGTCGCGTTACGACACAGCGGTTGGACGCAAATGAACTGGTGCAACAGCAAAAGGATTTGTTCGAGCTTGGTGAAATTTGGTCGAACTATTTGGACACATCATCGGAGTTGGCACCCCAGTGA
- a CDS encoding class I SAM-dependent methyltransferase — protein MVLPGTGRNAAAASAVAEEAMGSYHFGSSCEARPLDAPPPFFKQRTDLLGNNSLQFVKSFLRQPGAVGAIAPSSEQLAQTMVDWFDWESARGVVEYGPGTGVFTKHVVQKLHPDAKFFAIERDPELVAIVQQKLPDVDVVEESVANVVALCQARGIEQVDAIVCGLPWASFPDTLQRECIDAMMQVLRPGGQFATFAYWQGLLLPAGQRFKRRLGDYFSTVEYSPTVWRNLPPAFVYRCTR, from the coding sequence ATGGTTTTGCCAGGAACCGGCAGGAACGCGGCCGCGGCCAGTGCGGTCGCCGAGGAGGCGATGGGGAGTTATCATTTCGGCAGCAGCTGCGAAGCGCGGCCGCTCGACGCCCCACCTCCTTTCTTCAAGCAACGGACCGATCTGTTGGGAAACAATTCGCTGCAATTCGTAAAATCGTTCCTGCGTCAGCCGGGAGCGGTTGGCGCGATCGCCCCCAGTTCCGAACAACTCGCCCAAACGATGGTCGACTGGTTCGATTGGGAATCGGCTCGCGGCGTCGTCGAATATGGACCGGGGACCGGCGTCTTCACAAAACATGTCGTCCAGAAACTGCATCCCGACGCCAAGTTCTTCGCGATCGAACGCGATCCCGAATTGGTCGCAATCGTCCAGCAGAAGTTGCCCGACGTGGACGTTGTCGAAGAGAGCGTCGCCAACGTTGTCGCGCTGTGCCAAGCTCGCGGCATCGAACAAGTCGATGCGATCGTCTGCGGACTGCCTTGGGCTTCGTTCCCCGATACGCTGCAGCGGGAGTGCATCGACGCGATGATGCAGGTACTGCGGCCGGGGGGCCAATTCGCCACGTTCGCCTACTGGCAAGGCTTGCTGTTGCCCGCCGGCCAACGCTTCAAGCGACGCCTGGGCGATTACTTCTCGACCGTCGAATACAGCCCAACCGTCTGGCGCAACCTGCCTCCTGCATTTGTCTATCGCTGCACGCGGTAG
- a CDS encoding PTS sugar transporter subunit IIA, whose translation MSEENFDVAGLAAYLHLTPDQVNKMAQRGRLPGRRVSGGWIFSEAEVHHWLEQQIGASDLEQLDKVDAVLSRADNIDNDIAIASFCSLDVIEVPLQARTKGSVIRSMSALAARGGMLWDPAAMAEAVKAREELHPTALDCGVALLHPRRPQTSILADSVVALGRTSQPLPFSDTGQLTDVFFLLASYDDRVHLRILSRISRMLTDEIFLGQLREAPDAASARQAILDVEERIDEV comes from the coding sequence ATGTCTGAAGAAAATTTTGATGTAGCTGGACTGGCCGCTTACCTGCACCTGACGCCCGATCAAGTTAACAAGATGGCACAACGAGGCCGTCTGCCGGGACGCCGTGTGAGCGGAGGGTGGATCTTCTCCGAAGCCGAGGTCCACCATTGGCTCGAACAACAGATCGGGGCCAGCGATCTGGAACAATTGGACAAGGTCGACGCGGTTTTATCGCGGGCCGACAATATCGATAACGACATCGCGATCGCGAGCTTCTGTTCGCTGGATGTGATCGAAGTTCCCTTGCAGGCTCGCACCAAAGGCTCGGTGATTCGTTCGATGTCCGCCCTCGCAGCCCGCGGCGGAATGCTTTGGGATCCCGCCGCGATGGCCGAAGCTGTCAAAGCGCGTGAAGAGTTGCATCCGACGGCGCTCGACTGCGGCGTCGCGTTGTTGCACCCGCGGCGTCCGCAAACCTCGATCCTGGCCGATTCAGTCGTCGCCTTGGGCCGCACTTCGCAACCGCTTCCCTTCTCCGATACAGGCCAATTGACCGACGTCTTCTTCCTGCTGGCCTCTTACGACGATCGCGTTCACCTGCGAATTCTGTCTCGGATCAGCCGAATGCTCACCGACGAGATCTTCCTCGGGCAATTGCGAGAAGCTCCCGATGCCGCTTCGGCGCGGCAAGCGATCCTCGACGTCGAAGAACGGATCGACGAAGTATGA
- a CDS encoding glutamate ligase domain-containing protein: MDVAKRIGSQDVSLRQLFPAARMISTPDMTVRRCSADASDCSPGDVFVAGIDDTPADEAAAEAVAGGAIGIITEQLLPVSVPQCIVADARQAYAHLVSELAGKPSQQMLSIGVAGIDGKTSTTLMVAAALRKSGLRVAYNCDLGRSDGIIQDVPRRRLSDAQDLTDWYADASDSGCQVAVVELSEAMLRSHAADGTSFDIMILSGDSDHAYLKSAQGGSLFNEAISHVRSKGLVILNESNAVAAQAAESSDLSILTYGTSQEADVVGRIMERHAGETTFLITAGDTTAAVRSRMTGDWMFHHQLAAAATALVMDFPLETVAAGLSAMEKIPGRMQRVASYTGPQIVLDDADCPERVMATINTLRKELPRRGKIWCIAACDHRRTATHAANLGYITERCSDHLVLTSGVSGTDEFLSLVHEMLDGVVDPAKPQLIANREAAIQWTINKATPNDLVVILGGWCPDSPRTIRVAIDADTKLAEQALERVEAIDDSEPVILPHPALLASM, translated from the coding sequence ATGGATGTGGCGAAGCGAATCGGTTCCCAAGATGTCAGTTTGCGTCAGCTGTTCCCCGCAGCACGCATGATCTCGACCCCCGACATGACCGTGCGACGGTGTTCGGCCGACGCATCGGATTGCTCTCCCGGCGACGTGTTTGTCGCCGGCATCGACGATACCCCCGCCGACGAAGCTGCGGCTGAAGCGGTTGCCGGCGGTGCGATCGGAATCATCACCGAACAATTGTTGCCCGTGTCGGTCCCGCAGTGCATCGTCGCCGACGCACGCCAGGCTTACGCTCATTTGGTTTCTGAACTGGCGGGCAAGCCCTCTCAACAAATGCTCTCGATCGGCGTCGCCGGAATCGATGGCAAGACCAGCACGACCTTGATGGTTGCCGCGGCGCTGCGGAAGTCGGGGCTGCGAGTTGCTTACAATTGCGACTTGGGACGCAGCGATGGGATCATCCAAGATGTTCCTCGCCGTCGACTGTCCGACGCGCAAGACCTGACCGATTGGTACGCCGACGCGTCCGACTCGGGATGCCAAGTTGCCGTCGTCGAATTGTCCGAAGCGATGCTTCGCAGCCACGCTGCCGATGGCACTTCGTTCGACATCATGATCTTGTCGGGCGATTCGGATCACGCCTACCTGAAGAGCGCTCAAGGCGGTTCGCTGTTCAACGAAGCGATCAGCCACGTCCGCTCCAAGGGACTGGTGATCCTTAATGAAAGCAACGCCGTCGCGGCTCAGGCTGCTGAATCTTCCGACCTTTCGATCCTGACCTACGGCACGTCGCAGGAAGCCGATGTGGTTGGACGGATCATGGAACGGCACGCTGGCGAAACGACGTTTCTGATCACCGCCGGCGATACCACCGCTGCGGTTCGATCGCGGATGACGGGCGATTGGATGTTCCATCACCAATTGGCTGCCGCCGCAACGGCACTGGTGATGGATTTCCCGTTGGAGACCGTTGCCGCTGGGCTATCGGCGATGGAAAAAATTCCTGGCCGGATGCAACGCGTTGCTTCGTACACCGGTCCGCAGATCGTGTTGGACGATGCGGACTGTCCCGAACGCGTGATGGCGACGATCAACACACTTCGCAAAGAGCTGCCGCGTCGCGGTAAGATCTGGTGCATCGCCGCTTGCGATCATCGTCGGACCGCAACCCACGCGGCCAACTTGGGTTACATCACCGAACGATGCAGCGATCATTTGGTGCTGACATCCGGCGTGTCGGGCACCGACGAATTCCTGTCGCTTGTTCACGAGATGCTCGACGGCGTCGTCGACCCCGCGAAGCCTCAGTTGATCGCCAATCGTGAAGCTGCCATTCAGTGGACGATCAACAAGGCGACTCCAAACGATCTGGTCGTGATCCTTGGCGGATGGTGTCCCGATTCGCCGCGAACGATCCGAGTTGCGATTGACGCCGACACGAAACTGGCTGAGCAGGCGCTGGAACGCGTCGAAGCGATCGACGATTCGGAGCCAGTCATCCTGCCGCACCCTGCCCTCTTGGCATCGATGTAA
- the uvrA gene encoding excinuclease ABC subunit UvrA: protein MNQRSIRLRGVRVHNLRDVDVDVPHHQLVVFCGVSGSGKTSLALDTLYAEGQRRYIESFSAYTRQFLQRLDRPDCESIEGIPPAIAVTRGGASRSNRSTIGTATETADYLRLLFAKVADLTCLNCGQPVRSDDPQSAANQLAATEPAARAMLGFPLLLESKLHAVDELSYLQQQGFLRLIVGDRTFNLGDESRGELAEAIGDGAEAIVIVDRLKTSDAAGRLTESMETAFAEGAGQAVALIESAEGETVVDGKSWTVMKWSRQRKCETCQITYPDPEPRLFNFNNPLGACPACEGFGDIVDVDMDLVVPDRSKTLREGAIQPWNTPSYQHELEELLALADDYDLPVDVPFSRLTKKQRRLIDEGVPEREFGGLNGFFAWLERKKYKMHIRVFLSRWRSYRRCTTCNGQRLKDEVLAYRVGGKNIAQVCAMEVDAIAQFFADVKLADREAEIADDVLHQVRNRLGYLQSVGLGYLQLDRTLRTLSGGEAQRVALTSALGSSLVNMLYVLDEPTAGLHPADVPSLIESIVRLRDRGNTVAVVEHNEAVIAAADRLIEVGPGAGASGGEIVFEGTADEMVETQGSLTGDYLSGRRGMLSLQRDRLQPRGWLKLTGASGNNLQSIDVDFPLGVLCVVTGVSGSGKSSLVHDTLYGAICRRKKKSGATSLPYTDLVGDGQLEDVLLVDQSPISRSPRSNPVTYVKAFDSIRKVFADTLEARTRNFGAGHFSFNSAAGRCEACEGDGMLQIDMQFLADIYMQCPECKGTRYRDEILKIRYRDRNIADVLKMTVRQAVSFFRGYDKVQEKLKRLTDVGLDYLQLGQPANTLSSGEAQRLKLAAFLSAAQRRRTLFLMDEPTTGLHVADIVKLLGCFDALLADGHSLIVVEHNLRLIKASDYIIDMGPGAAGNGGRVVAAGEPEVVKEVAESATGQILKRAIEADLAASEPE, encoded by the coding sequence TTGAATCAACGGAGTATTCGGCTGCGCGGAGTCCGCGTTCACAACTTGCGCGATGTCGACGTCGACGTCCCTCATCATCAGCTGGTCGTGTTTTGTGGCGTCAGCGGCAGCGGCAAGACTAGCTTGGCCCTCGATACGCTTTATGCCGAGGGGCAGCGACGCTACATCGAGAGCTTCTCGGCGTATACGCGTCAGTTCCTGCAGCGGTTGGATCGACCCGATTGCGAATCGATCGAAGGCATTCCTCCGGCGATCGCCGTCACTCGCGGTGGGGCTTCGCGTTCCAACCGCAGCACGATCGGAACGGCTACTGAAACTGCCGACTACCTGCGGTTGCTGTTCGCTAAGGTAGCCGATCTGACTTGTCTGAACTGTGGCCAACCGGTTCGCAGCGACGATCCCCAATCGGCGGCGAACCAGTTGGCGGCGACCGAGCCGGCGGCCCGCGCGATGCTCGGTTTTCCATTGCTGTTGGAATCGAAGCTGCATGCGGTCGATGAGCTCTCCTATCTGCAGCAGCAGGGCTTCCTGCGACTGATCGTCGGCGATCGGACGTTCAATCTCGGCGATGAATCGCGCGGCGAATTGGCCGAGGCGATCGGCGATGGAGCCGAAGCGATCGTGATCGTCGATCGCTTGAAAACGTCGGACGCAGCCGGACGTTTGACCGAATCGATGGAGACGGCGTTTGCCGAAGGGGCCGGCCAAGCGGTGGCGCTGATCGAATCCGCTGAGGGCGAGACAGTTGTCGACGGCAAGTCGTGGACGGTGATGAAGTGGAGTCGCCAGCGGAAGTGTGAAACGTGCCAGATCACCTATCCCGATCCCGAGCCGCGGTTGTTCAATTTCAATAACCCTTTGGGAGCGTGTCCGGCGTGCGAAGGGTTCGGCGATATCGTCGATGTCGATATGGATTTGGTCGTTCCCGATCGGTCGAAGACGCTCCGCGAAGGGGCGATCCAACCGTGGAACACGCCTTCGTATCAGCATGAATTGGAAGAGTTGTTGGCGTTGGCCGATGATTACGATCTGCCGGTCGACGTTCCCTTTTCGCGGCTGACCAAAAAACAGCGGCGGCTGATCGACGAAGGAGTTCCCGAGCGGGAGTTCGGTGGGCTGAATGGCTTCTTCGCCTGGTTGGAACGCAAAAAGTACAAGATGCATATCCGCGTCTTCTTGAGCCGTTGGCGAAGCTATCGCCGGTGCACGACTTGCAACGGACAGCGACTGAAGGATGAAGTGCTTGCCTATCGCGTCGGCGGCAAGAACATCGCCCAGGTCTGCGCGATGGAAGTCGATGCGATCGCGCAGTTCTTCGCCGACGTGAAGCTTGCCGATCGGGAGGCGGAGATCGCGGACGATGTCTTGCACCAGGTCCGCAATCGGCTGGGCTATCTGCAATCGGTCGGGCTGGGCTATCTGCAGCTGGATCGCACGCTGCGAACGCTCTCCGGCGGCGAAGCCCAACGCGTCGCGTTGACCAGCGCTCTTGGATCCAGCTTGGTCAACATGCTTTACGTTCTGGATGAACCGACGGCGGGACTGCATCCGGCCGACGTTCCCAGCTTGATTGAATCGATCGTGCGGCTGCGCGATCGAGGCAACACCGTGGCGGTCGTCGAACATAATGAAGCGGTCATTGCGGCGGCGGATCGGTTGATCGAAGTCGGCCCAGGGGCGGGAGCTTCCGGTGGCGAGATCGTCTTCGAGGGGACCGCCGACGAGATGGTCGAGACGCAGGGAAGCCTGACGGGCGATTACCTGTCGGGCCGCCGAGGGATGTTGTCGTTGCAACGCGATCGGCTGCAGCCGCGAGGGTGGCTGAAACTGACGGGGGCCAGCGGAAACAATCTGCAATCGATCGACGTCGATTTCCCGTTGGGCGTGCTGTGCGTGGTGACGGGCGTTTCGGGGAGCGGCAAGAGTAGTCTGGTTCACGATACGTTGTACGGAGCGATCTGCCGGCGCAAGAAAAAGTCGGGCGCAACCAGTCTGCCTTACACGGATCTGGTGGGCGATGGGCAACTGGAAGACGTGTTGTTAGTCGATCAGTCGCCGATCAGCCGCAGCCCGCGCAGCAATCCGGTGACGTATGTCAAAGCGTTCGATTCGATTCGCAAGGTGTTCGCCGATACGTTGGAGGCGCGGACTCGCAATTTTGGCGCCGGCCACTTCAGTTTTAATTCCGCCGCCGGCCGCTGCGAGGCGTGCGAAGGGGATGGGATGCTGCAGATCGACATGCAGTTCCTGGCCGACATCTACATGCAATGTCCCGAGTGCAAAGGGACGCGTTATCGCGACGAGATCTTGAAGATCCGCTACCGCGATCGAAACATCGCCGACGTGTTGAAGATGACAGTTCGCCAAGCGGTCTCGTTCTTCCGCGGCTACGACAAGGTGCAAGAGAAGTTGAAGCGGTTGACCGACGTGGGGCTCGATTACCTTCAGTTGGGCCAGCCGGCCAATACGCTCAGCAGCGGCGAAGCGCAGCGGCTAAAACTGGCAGCCTTCTTAAGTGCCGCTCAGCGACGCCGGACGCTGTTCCTGATGGACGAACCGACCACGGGGCTGCATGTGGCCGACATCGTCAAGCTGTTGGGCTGCTTCGACGCGCTGCTTGCCGACGGGCATTCGTTGATCGTCGTCGAACACAATCTGCGGCTGATCAAGGCGTCGGACTATATCATCGATATGGGCCCCGGAGCGGCGGGCAATGGCGGTCGCGTGGTCGCGGCGGGCGAACCCGAGGTGGTCAAAGAGGTTGCGGAATCGGCGACCGGCCAGATTTTGAAGCGAGCGATCGAAGCGGATCTCGCCGCGAGTGAGCCGGAATGA
- a CDS encoding DUF1501 domain-containing protein, whose product MLDLIGRGKAQTCNGTTRRDFLQVGTLGMLGLGLPSYVAAREAGKVDPAKDDHSCIMIFNLGAPSQLDTFDMKPDAPAEVRGPFKPISTASGEFQISEILPQHAKIADKFSLVRSCFHRGAAVHDAGWQMMQTGRLFTGGVNYPHAGAVVDYLRGRRSDLPAHVVLPETMGRGGGNLPNGQAGGFLGKRYDPFALMADPSQPNFQVPDLLPPDSIGQARIDRRRKMREIVEQTMTNFESSETAQLLDGSFESAYRMMTSPEARNAFDLAKEPMKVRERYGMNRFGQCCLLARRLIEGGVRFVTINTFLTVFNEITWDTHGSKPFTSIEGMRDIVAPMYDQGYSALIEDLADRGMIDSTLVACLAEFGRTPKVNPAGGRDHWPQCFTTYFAGGGVQGGRAIGASDPNGAVPAERPAGADEVVATIFHSLGLDLDTELPGPAGRPFPLVNFGAREIHELFS is encoded by the coding sequence ATGTTAGATCTGATTGGACGCGGCAAAGCCCAGACATGCAACGGAACAACTCGGCGAGATTTTCTGCAGGTCGGCACCCTGGGGATGTTGGGCTTGGGCTTGCCGAGCTACGTCGCGGCACGCGAGGCGGGAAAAGTCGACCCCGCCAAAGATGATCACAGTTGCATCATGATCTTCAACCTCGGAGCGCCCAGCCAATTGGACACCTTCGATATGAAGCCCGATGCGCCGGCGGAGGTTCGCGGTCCGTTTAAGCCGATCTCGACGGCGAGCGGCGAGTTTCAGATCTCCGAGATCCTTCCGCAGCACGCCAAGATCGCCGACAAGTTTTCCCTGGTGCGTTCCTGTTTCCATCGCGGCGCGGCGGTGCACGATGCCGGTTGGCAGATGATGCAGACCGGGCGATTGTTCACCGGCGGCGTGAACTACCCGCACGCCGGCGCCGTCGTCGATTATCTACGCGGCCGCCGCAGCGATCTGCCGGCTCACGTCGTGCTGCCCGAAACGATGGGCCGCGGCGGTGGGAATCTGCCCAACGGCCAAGCGGGCGGCTTTCTCGGCAAACGCTACGATCCGTTTGCGTTGATGGCCGATCCGTCTCAGCCAAACTTCCAGGTTCCCGATTTGTTGCCTCCCGATTCGATCGGCCAAGCTCGGATCGATCGCCGTCGCAAGATGCGCGAGATCGTCGAACAGACGATGACGAATTTCGAATCGAGCGAGACGGCTCAACTGTTGGACGGCAGCTTTGAATCGGCGTACCGGATGATGACCAGTCCCGAAGCTCGCAACGCATTCGATCTGGCGAAAGAGCCGATGAAGGTTCGCGAGCGGTACGGCATGAATCGCTTTGGCCAGTGCTGTCTGCTGGCGCGGCGATTGATCGAAGGGGGCGTGCGGTTTGTTACGATCAACACCTTCCTGACCGTCTTCAACGAGATCACTTGGGATACCCACGGCAGCAAGCCGTTCACGAGCATCGAAGGGATGCGGGACATCGTCGCCCCGATGTACGATCAAGGTTATTCGGCGTTGATCGAAGATCTGGCCGACCGCGGGATGATCGATTCGACCCTTGTCGCGTGCCTTGCTGAATTTGGACGGACACCGAAAGTGAATCCGGCCGGCGGTCGCGATCACTGGCCGCAGTGCTTCACCACCTATTTCGCTGGCGGCGGCGTGCAAGGCGGCCGCGCGATCGGGGCCAGCGATCCCAATGGGGCGGTGCCGGCGGAGCGTCCCGCGGGGGCTGACGAAGTGGTGGCGACGATTTTCCACAGCCTCGGGTTGGATTTGGATACCGAGTTGCCCGGTCCGGCGGGACGGCCTTTCCCGCTGGTGAATTTTGGTGCGCGAGAAATTCACGAACTGTTTTCATGA